GCCGGAATCGACGCCTTGCGCATCAACCCCGGTAACATCGGCAACGAACGTCGCGTGGATGCTGTTGTTTCCGCTGCCAAGGCAAACAACATCCCCATCCGTATCGGCGTGAATGGTGGTTCTTTGGATAAATCCCTGCTTGCCAAGTATGGCGGGCCCACCCCGGAAGCAATGGTCGAAAGTGCCTTGGAGCACGTGGCCATGCTGGAAAAAAGGGAATTTTACAATACCAAAATTTCGCTCAAATCTTCATCCGTGCTGAACACCATCGCCGCTTACAAACTTCTTTCCGAAAAAGTCGATTACCCGCAGCACGTGGGCATCACTGAAGCGGGTACACTGGTGCGCGGCGCGGTTAAATCTGCCGTGGGACTGGGCATTCTCTTCTGGGAAGGGCTCGGCGACACCATGCGTGTTTCCCTGACCCATGATCCGGTGGCGGAAGTTGGCGTTGCATGGGAAATTTTGCGTTCATTGGGACTTCGTGAGCGCGGACCTGAGATTGTTTCCTGCCCCACTTGCGGACGTACCGAGATTGATTTGATCGGTCTGGCTCAAAAGGTTGAAGACAACCTGCGCGGAGTTGAGGATGTTTTTACCGTGGCGGTCATGGGCTGCGTTGTTAACGGTCCCGGTGAGGCCCGTGAGGCTGACCTCGGCATTGCCGGGGGCCGTGGACTGGGCATCATTTTCCGTAAAGGTGAAGTTGTCCGCAAGGTCAAGGGCGATGAAAATTTGCTGCCTGAATTTATGAAAGAAATAGAATTATTCCTGAAAGAAAAGAGAGGACAATAAATGCGTTTAAGCCGTTACTATATTCCCACATTGAAAGAAGATCCTTCCGAAGCGGAAGTGGTTTCCCATAAATTGCTCATGCGTGCGGGCATGATTCGCAAGCTGACCAGCGGTATTTACAACTACCTGCCGCTGGGTCTTAAAGCTGTGAACAAGGTTGCCGCCATTGTGCGCGAGGAAATGAACCGTGCTGGCGCGCTTGAAGTGCTGATGCCCATGGTTCAGCCCGGTGACCTCTGGCAGGAAACCGGACGCTGGGATTACTACGGTAAGGAACTCCTGCGCGTGAAGGACCGTCATGGTCGCGATTACTGCCTCGGACCCACCCACGAAGAAGTCATCACTGATCTCGTGCGCGGCGAAGTCAAATCTTACAAGCAGCTTCCTCTCAATCTGTATCAGATTCAGAACAAGTTTCGCGATGAAATCCGCCCCCGCTTCGGTCTGATGCGTGGCCGTGAATTTATCATGAAAGATGCTTACTCCTTTGATAAGGACGAAGCCGGTGCAGAAGAATCTTACGCGAACATGTTCGAGGCTTACAAAAAAGCTTTTACCCGCATCGGACTGAATTTCCGTCCCGTACAGGCTGATTCCGGTGCCATTGGCGGTGACTTTTCTCACGAATTTCACGTGCTGGCCGATACAGGTGAAGACACCATCGCAGTCTGCAAGGATGAAAAATGCGGTTACGCTGCCAACCTTGAAAAAGCAAAGATTGCCGCTCCTGCTGGCGAATCCATGCTTAATGCTGAATGTCCGGCTATCGAAGAAGTTGCTACTCCCGGTAAGCACACTGTTGAAGAAGTTTGCGAATTCCTCGGTGTAGGTCAGGATAAGCTGGTTAAGACTATGCTTTTCACCGTAGATGGTGAGCCTGTTGCTGCTCTGGTTCGCGGTGATCGTGAACTCAATGACGTCAAGCTGCGTAACCTCGTCGGCGGAAACGAAATTGAAATGGCAACCGAGGAGCAGGTCAAGGAATGGACCGGAGCACCTGTAGGTTTTGCCGGACCTGTGGGAATCAAAGTTGAGCGTATCTTCGCCGACCACGAACTGCTTGCCGCTACCGACTGGATTGCCGGAGCAAACAAGGGCGATACCCACATCAAGCATCTTTCCCTTGGTCGCGACTGCAAAATCGAGCAGTTTGCCGATCTGCGTGTGATTACCGAAGCTGACCCTTGCCCCGAGTGCGGTGCAGCTATTGAGTTCACCAAAGGTATCGAAGTGGGACACGTTTTCAAGCTTGGTTCCAAGTATTCCAAGTCCATGGAAGCTGTTTTCCTTGATGAAAACGGCAAGAGCCAGCCCATGGTTATGGGCTGCTACGGCATCGGCGTTTCCCGTATTGTTGCTTCCGCCATCGAGCAGAACAACGATGAAAACGGTGCCATCTTCCCGCCGACCATCTCGCCTTTCGAACTTTGCGTAATATCCCTTGGCGGTAAAGATGCTGCTGTTAATGAAAAAGCAGAAGAACTTTACACTGAGCTTATGGAAATGGGCATCGATGCAGCTTACGATGACCGCAAGGAACGTCCTGGCGTGAAATTCGCTGATGCGGACCTGATCGGTTACCCCATGCAGCTGGTTATCGGCGGCAAGGGACTCAAGAACGGTATTGTCGAAGCCAAGAATCGCAAGACTGGCGAAAAAATTGAACTGCCCCTTGAAGGTTTCACCGAAGCCTTCAAAGCATGGCGTGCCGAAATCTGGCAGTCATGGGGTTTAGAAGCGAAGTAATTTAATGAGGTTGGTGCTGTGCAACAGCACCAACCTCATATTAAAAAATATATGAAAATATTCTCAGTAACTGATATTACTCGCGCCGTGAAAGACGTTCTGGAAACGGAATTTCCGTTTATTTGGGTGCGGGGTCAGGTTACTAATTTGGCCCGGCCTGCGTCCGGGCATATTTATTTTACGCTTACTGACGGTGATGCGGGCCTTTCTGTGGTCTGGTTTAAAGGCAACCAGCGTACGGGCAGCGGTAACAGTGAAGAAACCGTTAATCCTTTGACCGGGGAAATTGAATCCGGCGGTTCGCTGGAACTTGAGGACGGCATGGAAATCCTCTGTGCCGGACACATGAATGTCTATCCCCCGCGCGGAGTGTACCAGCTTGTTGCCGAACTGGTGCAGGAGCAGGGCGTCGGTGATTTGAAGCTTGCTTTCGAGGCCATGAAACGCAAACTGGCTGAGAAAGGATATTTTGACGAAGACCGCAAGATGGAAATTCCCCGTTCACCTAAACGGGTAGCGGTGGTTACGGCACCCACTGGCGCGGCAGTACGCGATTTCCTGAAGATCGCCGAAGCACGCGGAACCGGGGCGGAAATCAGAATTTACCCTACACTGGTGCAGGGCGACCTTGCTCCGGGACAGATTGCGCAGGCTCTTGATGCTGCTTACGATGACGGCTGGGCTGAAGTTGTTGTGCTCATTCGCGGCGGCGGTTCTCTGGAAGATCTGTGGGCCTTTAATACCGAGCAGGTGGCGGACGCGCTTTTCCGTTCTACTGTCCCGGTGGTTTGCGGAGTGGGGCATGAAGTTGATGTTTCCATTGCCGATTACGTGGCAGATAAGCGGGTGGCGACTCCCAGCCATGCGGCGCAGGAGCTTTGGCCCCGGCGCGAGACTCTGATGCAGACTGTGGACGAACTGGACGGTTCGCTTAATCGCAGTTTTGAAAATTTTTTGAATGTGCGCGAATCCCGGTTGGAAACCTTGCAAAAGGGGCTGAGTTGGCTTTCACCCGCACAGCGAATTGAACGGCTGCTGATCTCTTTTGAAGAGGAAGGGGAGCGGCTGAACCGAGCTGCGGCTAAATTTGTGGCCGCAAAGTCTGATACGGTTCAAGCTTTGTCACACCGCTTGTCTTTTGCCTTTGGCGAAGAGCGGATTGAACGCATGGAGTACGATCTTTCTGGATTGCAGAATAGGCTGTCCCGCGCTGCTGATATTTTTTTGAAAGATAAACTGGCTGAATTTGAAAATGCGTCCACCTCATTGCGCATGCTGGACCCGGAAAGTCCGTTGGAGCGTGGATATTCCCTCGTGACAGTGGAAAAGAGCGGTACATTTCTGCGCAGCCCTGATGAAGTTGCAGACGGTGATGCCATCCGGGTGCGGGTCAAATCCGGTGAGGTCCGGGCAAGGGTTACATCTGAATAATCTGTGGAGATTTATAGAAAATGAACGGATACAAACAATTTCGAATTGCTCTTCTTACTCTGTTTCTGCTCCTGCTTTGTGCTTCTACTGCGTTGGCTTCAGTCTTTCTGGCTTATCCTAAAAAAGTAGGCCTCGGTGAGCCGTTTCTTGTCCGGGTAACATCAGATAAGCCACTTGAATCCGTTTCCATCAAATGGAAGGGCACAAGCGTTGAGCCTGAAGTCCGCACTTGGAAAGGGCGTTCCGTTGCACTGGCAATGTTCGGTACAGATGTGCTTTCTGATAAAGTTGGTCGGGACAAGCTGGTCATAAAAACCGTATCCGAAGGCAAGGAACGTACTTTTGGCAGAACGGTTAAGGTTCGTAAAAAGAAGTATAAAATTCAACGACTGACCTTGCCCAAGAAAATGGTTACCCCGCCGCAGGAAGTTTACGAAAAAATTGCGCAGGATCGTAAAGAAGTCGCCGCTGCCAAGGCTGCGATGAGCCATGAACGTAAATGGTTTGTACCTTTCAAGCGTCCGGCTAAAGGTTCTCAGTCCAGTCCTTACGGTGCGCAGCGTATTCTGAACGGTAAGCCTAAAAATCCGCATCGCGGTCTAGATTTCCGGGGTGCCAAAGGGGCCTCTATCAAGGCCATGGCTGACGGTAAGGTCGTGCTGGTTGGTAAACATTATTACGCTGGAAATTCCGTTTACGTTGACCACGGCAGCGGAGTGGTCACGATGTATTTCCATCTTTCGCGAATCGATGTTAAGGAAGGCGAATTGGTGGAACGCGGTCAGCTTCTCGGCGGCATCGGTTCCACCGGAAGGGTGACCGGACCGCATCTGCACATGAGCGTATCAGTGCAGGGAAAACTGGTTGACCCGGCCTATGTTCTCTATAAAACAACCGACCAATTGCTCGGAATAAAATAGATTTTATATACGAAGCGGCGAAGCCTAATAAAAGTTTTTGGGATTCTTGCCCTAGCTCTTAGGCGAGCGGTTTTCCGCGAGTCTTAGAGATAGCGACAGTGGAACAAACCCTTTTTACAAAAAGGGTTTAAGCCGCCGGAGGCATCTTTTGACAAAAGAAAATAAAACATTTGAAGATCGCTTGGACCGCTTGAAGGCGATAGTGTCTGCCCTTGAAAAGGGCGACCTGCCCCTTGAGGAAGGTGTGGCCCTTTTTAAAGAAGGCCAGATCCTCTCAAAGGAATGCGCGTCGCAATTGGAAAAAGCCCGTAACGAAGTGAAAATAGTCACTGGCGGCGAAGTGGAAGACTTTGACGTTGATACAGAAGAGGATACAGCGGATGACAGTTAAAGAAAAACTAGCGGTGCATGCTGCGGAAGTTGAAAAATATCTGGGTGAATGTCTCAAAGATATGGGGATTCCTGAAAATCTCCTTGAATCCATGGACTACAGCCTGTTGGCCGGAGGCAAACGTTTGCGCCCGGTTCTGGTGCTGGTCTGGGCCGAGATGCTGGGCGCGAAAAAAGAGGCGGTAATGCCTTTTGCTGCCAGCCTTGAGATGATTCATACTTACTCGCTGATCCATGATGATCTCCCGCCCATGGATGATGACGACCTGCGTCGCGGCAAGCCTTCAAACCACAAACAGTTTGATGAAGCTACCGCCATTCTCGCCGGGGACGGCCTGCTTACCGAAGCTTTCGGTTTCATGGCTAAAGCTGACGCTCCTGCCGAGCACGTGGTTGAGGCCATCTCTCTGATGGCTAAATCCGCAGGCAGTGCGGGCATGGTCGGCGGGCAGGTTGTGGATATGAGCTACACCGGACGCGAAGGTGTGACCCTTGATGAACTCAAGGTCATGCATTCCATGAAAACCGGGGCACTTATTCTTTCTGCTTGTAAATCAGGCGCAATTCTGGCTAAAGGTGCAGATGCGTCCGAAGATGATGTCAGAAGGGCGGAAGAGTACGGAAGGCTCATCGGCGTGGCATTTCAGATCGTGGATGATGTTCTGGATGTGGTTGGCGATGAAGCCACCCTCGGTAAACCCGTGGGAAGTGACATCGAGCAGGGTAAGTCCACTTACCCCAGCCTGATCGGA
This DNA window, taken from Marinifilum sp. JC120, encodes the following:
- a CDS encoding exodeoxyribonuclease VII small subunit: MTKENKTFEDRLDRLKAIVSALEKGDLPLEEGVALFKEGQILSKECASQLEKARNEVKIVTGGEVEDFDVDTEEDTADDS
- a CDS encoding flavodoxin-dependent (E)-4-hydroxy-3-methylbut-2-enyl-diphosphate synthase, giving the protein MINRKKTRELFIGDVGIGGDNPVRVQSMCNTDTRDALSTRAQIDALAEAGCEIVRVAVPDEEAAKALPQIRKGSPVPLVADIHFDYRLALASIDAGIDALRINPGNIGNERRVDAVVSAAKANNIPIRIGVNGGSLDKSLLAKYGGPTPEAMVESALEHVAMLEKREFYNTKISLKSSSVLNTIAAYKLLSEKVDYPQHVGITEAGTLVRGAVKSAVGLGILFWEGLGDTMRVSLTHDPVAEVGVAWEILRSLGLRERGPEIVSCPTCGRTEIDLIGLAQKVEDNLRGVEDVFTVAVMGCVVNGPGEAREADLGIAGGRGLGIIFRKGEVVRKVKGDENLLPEFMKEIELFLKEKRGQ
- a CDS encoding M23 family metallopeptidase, with the translated sequence MNGYKQFRIALLTLFLLLLCASTALASVFLAYPKKVGLGEPFLVRVTSDKPLESVSIKWKGTSVEPEVRTWKGRSVALAMFGTDVLSDKVGRDKLVIKTVSEGKERTFGRTVKVRKKKYKIQRLTLPKKMVTPPQEVYEKIAQDRKEVAAAKAAMSHERKWFVPFKRPAKGSQSSPYGAQRILNGKPKNPHRGLDFRGAKGASIKAMADGKVVLVGKHYYAGNSVYVDHGSGVVTMYFHLSRIDVKEGELVERGQLLGGIGSTGRVTGPHLHMSVSVQGKLVDPAYVLYKTTDQLLGIK
- a CDS encoding proline--tRNA ligase; translation: MRLSRYYIPTLKEDPSEAEVVSHKLLMRAGMIRKLTSGIYNYLPLGLKAVNKVAAIVREEMNRAGALEVLMPMVQPGDLWQETGRWDYYGKELLRVKDRHGRDYCLGPTHEEVITDLVRGEVKSYKQLPLNLYQIQNKFRDEIRPRFGLMRGREFIMKDAYSFDKDEAGAEESYANMFEAYKKAFTRIGLNFRPVQADSGAIGGDFSHEFHVLADTGEDTIAVCKDEKCGYAANLEKAKIAAPAGESMLNAECPAIEEVATPGKHTVEEVCEFLGVGQDKLVKTMLFTVDGEPVAALVRGDRELNDVKLRNLVGGNEIEMATEEQVKEWTGAPVGFAGPVGIKVERIFADHELLAATDWIAGANKGDTHIKHLSLGRDCKIEQFADLRVITEADPCPECGAAIEFTKGIEVGHVFKLGSKYSKSMEAVFLDENGKSQPMVMGCYGIGVSRIVASAIEQNNDENGAIFPPTISPFELCVISLGGKDAAVNEKAEELYTELMEMGIDAAYDDRKERPGVKFADADLIGYPMQLVIGGKGLKNGIVEAKNRKTGEKIELPLEGFTEAFKAWRAEIWQSWGLEAK
- the xseA gene encoding exodeoxyribonuclease VII large subunit; translated protein: MKIFSVTDITRAVKDVLETEFPFIWVRGQVTNLARPASGHIYFTLTDGDAGLSVVWFKGNQRTGSGNSEETVNPLTGEIESGGSLELEDGMEILCAGHMNVYPPRGVYQLVAELVQEQGVGDLKLAFEAMKRKLAEKGYFDEDRKMEIPRSPKRVAVVTAPTGAAVRDFLKIAEARGTGAEIRIYPTLVQGDLAPGQIAQALDAAYDDGWAEVVVLIRGGGSLEDLWAFNTEQVADALFRSTVPVVCGVGHEVDVSIADYVADKRVATPSHAAQELWPRRETLMQTVDELDGSLNRSFENFLNVRESRLETLQKGLSWLSPAQRIERLLISFEEEGERLNRAAAKFVAAKSDTVQALSHRLSFAFGEERIERMEYDLSGLQNRLSRAADIFLKDKLAEFENASTSLRMLDPESPLERGYSLVTVEKSGTFLRSPDEVADGDAIRVRVKSGEVRARVTSE
- a CDS encoding polyprenyl synthetase family protein, with protein sequence MTVKEKLAVHAAEVEKYLGECLKDMGIPENLLESMDYSLLAGGKRLRPVLVLVWAEMLGAKKEAVMPFAASLEMIHTYSLIHDDLPPMDDDDLRRGKPSNHKQFDEATAILAGDGLLTEAFGFMAKADAPAEHVVEAISLMAKSAGSAGMVGGQVVDMSYTGREGVTLDELKVMHSMKTGALILSACKSGAILAKGADASEDDVRRAEEYGRLIGVAFQIVDDVLDVVGDEATLGKPVGSDIEQGKSTYPSLIGLEESKELARKYVDEAVELLSPYSGEEAEFLAELARYIVDRVY